ATGAGCCTTGCAAAACCAAAGAAGGGGATAAAGTACGGGCTTATCTGCGCATTTTTCTCCGTGCTCGGCGGGACAACCGCACTGCTCACAGGTCTGCTGATTGGAGACGGGGTGATAGGCTTTTTCAGCTCGATAGAGTTTATGCATATCGGCGAGAAAACCCAGAAGGCTCTCGAGCTCTATGAAGAATATGATTTCTGGGCAATTTCAATCTCCGCTCTTACGCCCGTCCCCTATATGATCTTCAGCTGGCTTGCCGGTCTTGCAAAGGTGAGCGTGCTGAAGTTTGTTCTTATCAGCCTTGTTTTCCGGACGCTTCGCTTCGGAACTGAAGGCCTGCTGTTTTACCTTTTCGGCGAGAAGGCAAGAGATTTTATCGAAAAGCATTTCAATACTGTTACGATCCTCGTGATGATTCTGCTTGCCGGCCTTGCATTTCTATTCAAATACTCTGGAGGGGCATAAAAACTGCTTGAGAAACCATGCCCCCTTTGACTGCTATTCTTGACGAAGGCTGTCAAGCTGATATGATTAAAAAATGAAAGGCAAATTTCATTTAACAGGCCGCTTTCGCAAGATATTTGCCTTAAAAAAATGGAGTTACTATGAATCTGAATGTTGGATCTATCCGAAACAATATAGACGGCTTTGAGGAGATAGCAAGGCTGTATAACTCAAGCAGACACTTGAAATATGATTTAATTGAACTCGATTTTGAGCAGTGTGAGTTTTTTGAAGCAAATATGGCCGCTGCATTGTATTCTATAATATCAAGGCTTTATGAAGAGCTTAACAGCGTAAAACTCCAGAACATCCCTCAAAACATAAAACAAGTTTTATGCAGAAACCGCCTTTTAGCTGAGTTTGGGTTTCAGATTGAAAAAGACACATATCAAACAACGATTCCCTTTAAAAAATTCAAAAAGAATGCCAACGAACAATTTCTGGAATATTTGAAATACTATCTCAGAGGCCGAGGCATTCCGAAAATGTCGGGCGAATTGAGCAAGCGGTTCAAGCAAAGCCTTCTTGAGATATTTCAAAATTCGGGTTCACATTCCTGCCACGGCATAAACATATTTTCCTGCGGCCAATACTTTCCGAACAAAGAAAGGTTTGATTTTTCAATATCAGATTCTGGAATTGGAATTCGTGAAAATGTAAGAAAGTTTTTCAAAAATGATAAAATCAGCTCAAAACAAGCCATAGAATGGGCTCTGAAAGAAGGGCATTCTACCAGAACCTTCAAACAGCCCAGCGGAATTGGCTTGAAACTAATCAAAGATTTTCTTAATCTTAATAAAGGCAAGCTACAGGTTATTTCAAGATTTGGTTATTATGAATTTTCTCAGAAAGACGAGCAGCTTAAAAAAATGAAGTATGATTTTCCAGGCACCTGCGTAAACATAGAAATCAATACCGCAGATGAATACAGTTACAAAATGGAAACTGAATGATAACTTACAGGATTTGAATTATGCCGAAAGAAATAAAAATAAACGCAGCAGAATTTGTAGGCAGTCTTTGCATATCTTCAGATGACGGACAAAAACTGTTCGATAAACTAAAGCCTCTTCTTAAAGAAAACAATAAAATCATCCTTAATTTTGAAGGGGTGGAGATACTGATCTCACTGTTTTTGAACGTTGCTATAGGCCAGCTATACGGGCAATTTAGCAAAGATGTAATTGAATCCTCTATTAAAGTTCAGGGGCTCAGCAATTCTGATTTACAGATTTTGGAGAGGGTTAAAGAAAATGCCCTAAGATACTACAACAATCCCGAACCATACGATGAGGCTTGGCAGGAGCTTGAGGAAGATGATGAATGAACCGAATAGAATACACAAACTGTCCTCGTATTCTTTCAGCAACGGCGAAGAAATTCTTATAGATGCAAATATCTGGCTCTATCTTTACCCCGCCCCCGCAGGCTTAAATAAACGAAAATATGCCGCTCAGTATTCTGGATCATACAAGATTATTTCTGTAAATTTAATTTTCGTTTGAATTGTTTCTATTCTCCTAAACGAGGGAATTTTCGATGCAGTAGCGGATTAGTTCGGCGTTATTTGAAATTCCCATTTTATTCATAATTCTCGTTTTGTATGTGCTTACGGTTTTGGGGGATAAATGCAGCTCATCAGAGATTTCACCAAGCGATTTTCCCTTACCCAGCATAATCAGCACTTGATATTCACGGTCTGAGAGGCCTTCGTGTTTTTGTGAATTTTGAGGCTCAAGAATAGTATCCACCAACTTCCGGCTCACAGCAGGAGTTATAAATTTTCTACCTCTATAAACAGTTCTGACAGCTTCGAGCAGGTCTTCAGAAGCGCTTTTCTTTGTAAGATACCCGGCCGCTCCTGCCTTTAAAACGCGCACGGCATACTGATCCTCTGGATGCATACTCAGCATTAAAACAGGCAGATCAGGGCGGGTATTCTTGATCTGGTTCAATGCCTCTATGCCTCCCATTCCTTCCATGGAGATATCAAGGATAACAGCATCAAATGCGTGCTTTGTAACCAAAGCCACGGCCTCTTCTCCCGAACCGGCCTCAGATTTCACACTTATATCCTCGCTGCTTTCTATTATAAGCTTTAGCCCTTCTCGAACTACAGCGTGATCATCGCAAACTAATATCTCAATCATTCTCTCTCCGCTATTTCTCTAATGGAATAAAAACACTTGCAACAGTGCCGCCTTCAGCAGCAGAGGCTATGCTGAAGCTTCCTCCAAAAACATTTGCTCTTTCCCTGATACCAATCAGCCCGAGGGAATTTTTGTCGAAAGCTGCAGCATCTTTTATGCCTATTCCGTTGTCTATTACATCCAGCTTAGCGTATTGCCCTTGATTGTAAAGCTTTACTAAAACAAAACTCGCTTTAGCGTGTCTTAAAACATTGGTCATAAGCTCCTGAAATATCCTGAAAACCGCTGTACTGCATTCAGAGTCAAATTTAATTGATTCGTCAAACTCTGTATCAATCATTATATCAGCAGTTTCAGCGAATTTTTCCGCCTGCCATTCAATCGCCGCTGGAAGCCCCATATCATCAAGAAGGCCCGGGCGAAGCTGAGAGCTTATCCGCTGGACGGTTTCGATTATCCCGTCAATCTTATCAGACATTTGATTAATTTTACTTTCTAATAATTCAGACTGCTCATCACTGCCAGGGGCTTTATTTTTCACCCAAGCAAGGTCATACTTCAGCGTAGTGAGGATTGTTCCCAGCTGGTCGTGAATTTCCCGAGAAATCTGCTTTCTCTCATCTTCCTGCACTTTGTTAAGGCGGATATACAGCTCTCTGAGTTCTTTTTTTGAATTATCTATTTCTTTAGTTCTCTGCTCAACCTTTTGCTCGAGAATCTGCCTTGAGCGAGAAAGGGCTGCCTCATACTCCTTTCTCTTTGTAATGTCCCTGCAAACAACCACCACTGTTTCTGTTATGCCGTTTGAATACTTAACCGGGCTCACTGTACACCAGAAATTCATTGCAGAGCTTTTTCTTTCCGGCTTTATTTCAACCTCGCAGTCATGTATTTCACCATCGTTAAAGGCTGCAGCGAGAATGCCTTCCTCTACGTCGGCATTCTTGAAAACAGAATTCCATTTTAAGCCTTCAACCCCGCCAAAAATCCCGGCAGCTGTTTCGTTTGTCCAGCTGATTCGGAAATCATTATTCACAATAAACATGCAGTCTGTAATGGAAGATATCAGTCCCGAAAGCCTCTGCTCGCTCTCTCTGAGCATCCTCTGATTCTCTCGAAGCTGGGTAACATCATTTGCAGCTGTAAGCAGAATTTTCCCCCTCTGTGTATTGATTAAATGAGAAGAAAACAAAACAATAAGCTTTTCTCCATTCTTCTTGCGAACTTTGAGTTCGGATTCTCTAACATATCCCTGCTGCAGGGTTTTCTCTGCGGTTTTGTGCCTTTTTTCTACATCTTCAAAAAGCCGGAGCTGCTGAGATGTTTTGCCGATAACTTCATCTCTCTCAAATCCAAGTACATTGAGAAATGTATCATTAACGTCTATGAATTTGCCGCTTTCAACCGTACTTAAGGCCATCAGAAGCGGTGAGGAGTTGAAGGCTTTGGCGAATTTCTCTTCAGACTCTTTCAACTGAGATATGTCCTTGCTGATTCCGAAAAGCGCCTGCTTTCCATTCCATATGCCCTTGATAACATACGACTCTGCCGGGATTATCGTACCGTCTTTGGCGGCTAAAGGCAAGGGACAGCTTTCCCGCTTGCCCTTAAGCATCTGCTCTACATTTTCACCTGCCTCCTTCCTGTACTGCTCGGGATGGCAAATTAAGATGTTTCGGCCTATAATTTCCTCGCGTGAGTATCCGAGTTTGTTCAGCAGAGGCTGGTTTACCTCAATAATATTGCCCTGCATATCCAAAACAGAAAACAAACTGTCAACAGAGTTAAAGAAGCTGCTTAGATTCGCCTCGCTCTGCTTGAGTTTTTCCGTTAGGAGCTTGCTTTCGTTTATATCCTGATGTATCCCTGCCATTCTCAAAGGCTCGCCCAGCTCATCGAATTCAATGATCCTGCCGCTGTCTAAAATCCACTTATACTCCCCGCTTTTGGTTTTGAGCCTATGCTCCACATGATACTGGTCAACCTCGCCCCTCATTGCTTTACGCAATTCATCCATTACCCTCTGATAATCATCGGGATGTATTCTCTGGCTCCAAGCTTCAATTTTCTCAGGGATGTCTTCAATCTCATAGCCGAGCATACCGGCCCATCTGCTGTCAATTTTAATTTTGCCGGTTTTGATTTGCCAGTCCCATAGGCCAAGTCCTGAACCTTCCAAAGCGAGCGAGAGCCTCTCGGCATTTTCAGTAACCTGCTTCTGAGCTTCCCGCAGGTCTGTAATATCCTGAAGAAACTGTACAGCTCCGCTGATGCTTCCATTCTCCGCGTAGATTGGGTCTAAGTTGGAGAGCATCCATCTTTCACATTCTTTGAAATACATCTCCC
This window of the Sedimentisphaera salicampi genome carries:
- a CDS encoding YqaA family protein gives rise to the protein MAENQENSVADGLSKKNIKSWEIHKKLYNWFLKWVETKYGMTVLVLLAFFEPICVPVPADVMVLGMSLAKPKKGIKYGLICAFFSVLGGTTALLTGLLIGDGVIGFFSSIEFMHIGEKTQKALELYEEYDFWAISISALTPVPYMIFSWLAGLAKVSVLKFVLISLVFRTLRFGTEGLLFYLFGEKARDFIEKHFNTVTILVMILLAGLAFLFKYSGGA
- a CDS encoding ATP-binding protein, yielding MNLNVGSIRNNIDGFEEIARLYNSSRHLKYDLIELDFEQCEFFEANMAAALYSIISRLYEELNSVKLQNIPQNIKQVLCRNRLLAEFGFQIEKDTYQTTIPFKKFKKNANEQFLEYLKYYLRGRGIPKMSGELSKRFKQSLLEIFQNSGSHSCHGINIFSCGQYFPNKERFDFSISDSGIGIRENVRKFFKNDKISSKQAIEWALKEGHSTRTFKQPSGIGLKLIKDFLNLNKGKLQVISRFGYYEFSQKDEQLKKMKYDFPGTCVNIEINTADEYSYKMETE
- a CDS encoding STAS-like domain-containing protein; translated protein: MPKEIKINAAEFVGSLCISSDDGQKLFDKLKPLLKENNKIILNFEGVEILISLFLNVAIGQLYGQFSKDVIESSIKVQGLSNSDLQILERVKENALRYYNNPEPYDEAWQELEEDDE
- a CDS encoding response regulator transcription factor, producing the protein MIEILVCDDHAVVREGLKLIIESSEDISVKSEAGSGEEAVALVTKHAFDAVILDISMEGMGGIEALNQIKNTRPDLPVLMLSMHPEDQYAVRVLKAGAAGYLTKKSASEDLLEAVRTVYRGRKFITPAVSRKLVDTILEPQNSQKHEGLSDREYQVLIMLGKGKSLGEISDELHLSPKTVSTYKTRIMNKMGISNNAELIRYCIENSLV
- a CDS encoding PAS domain S-box protein translates to MKNKRNGIQGAKKAAELIPVSKAVRNFILTITVLTGLVVCFFVVLGANTVVKSLDQRACREKTLAADDIFNRFIDNHYMILKDYADFPLITQAVMQPKSNLSSVGDFMKTLSFFGRKYQLTLLDCFGSRIKSTKENPLFDYSSQQWMQRLAEGEIEKFSSVSRQGRNFFFRVVSPVDYKGTVQGFLVLEIPVDEIVEQSSLKSLLSGSHLAVYSGSNLILQIGTRGSSVEHMRKNADLGLKFEYSHSRSQSAEAVALLTVKLLLILLAFVAVNVMIGMYFGNKFFARPLEVFRQAAADFAKHRKSFRPEQIGSKIRELELLAREFSSMEMQIVQNESELGKARKHLEERVIERTKELNEANAEILTSVRRWQATFNSSQSLIIVYDENLNIVKANRAAEKFLNSSADKLMGRHFSSVFGSCEIEDGFIYSAEAVLEKGGHSWEMYFKECERWMLSNLDPIYAENGSISGAVQFLQDITDLREAQKQVTENAERLSLALEGSGLGLWDWQIKTGKIKIDSRWAGMLGYEIEDIPEKIEAWSQRIHPDDYQRVMDELRKAMRGEVDQYHVEHRLKTKSGEYKWILDSGRIIEFDELGEPLRMAGIHQDINESKLLTEKLKQSEANLSSFFNSVDSLFSVLDMQGNIIEVNQPLLNKLGYSREEIIGRNILICHPEQYRKEAGENVEQMLKGKRESCPLPLAAKDGTIIPAESYVIKGIWNGKQALFGISKDISQLKESEEKFAKAFNSSPLLMALSTVESGKFIDVNDTFLNVLGFERDEVIGKTSQQLRLFEDVEKRHKTAEKTLQQGYVRESELKVRKKNGEKLIVLFSSHLINTQRGKILLTAANDVTQLRENQRMLRESEQRLSGLISSITDCMFIVNNDFRISWTNETAAGIFGGVEGLKWNSVFKNADVEEGILAAAFNDGEIHDCEVEIKPERKSSAMNFWCTVSPVKYSNGITETVVVVCRDITKRKEYEAALSRSRQILEQKVEQRTKEIDNSKKELRELYIRLNKVQEDERKQISREIHDQLGTILTTLKYDLAWVKNKAPGSDEQSELLESKINQMSDKIDGIIETVQRISSQLRPGLLDDMGLPAAIEWQAEKFAETADIMIDTEFDESIKFDSECSTAVFRIFQELMTNVLRHAKASFVLVKLYNQGQYAKLDVIDNGIGIKDAAAFDKNSLGLIGIRERANVFGGSFSIASAAEGGTVASVFIPLEK